One Euphorbia lathyris chromosome 1, ddEupLath1.1, whole genome shotgun sequence DNA segment encodes these proteins:
- the LOC136227491 gene encoding factor of DNA methylation 1-like isoform X1, with protein MGLFILSEVVPCGDLFHYEIHGRYLFSGHIRGLQETLSNRTALGIKRMGELDPKAFVESCKRKFSDEDWGERAVELCSTWEEYFKDPNWHPLKMQTVEGQLHEIIDDEDEK; from the exons ATGGGGTTGTTCATTTTGTCCGAGGTGGTGCCTTGTGGTGATCTCTTCCATTATGAGATACATGGTCGGTATCTCTTCAGCGGCCACATTCGG GGTTTGCAAGAGACATTGAGCAACAGAACAGCACTAGGAATCAAACGAATGGGGGAACTTGATCCTAAAGCTTTTGTTGAGTCATGCAAGCGTAAATTCTCCGACGAAGACTGGGGAGAGAGAGCAGTTGAACTATGCTCAACATGGGAAGAGTATTTTAAGGATCCAAATTGGCACCCATTGAAGATGCAAACTGTCGAAGGCCAGCTACAT GAGATAATAGATGACGAGGATGAGAAATGA
- the LOC136227491 gene encoding factor of DNA methylation 1-like isoform X2, whose amino-acid sequence MIAGMESYLEVTVSMLGQGLQETLSNRTALGIKRMGELDPKAFVESCKRKFSDEDWGERAVELCSTWEEYFKDPNWHPLKMQTVEGQLHEIIDDEDEK is encoded by the exons ATGATTGCTGGGATGGAGAGCTATTTGGAGGTAACCGTAAGCATGCTAGGACAA GGTTTGCAAGAGACATTGAGCAACAGAACAGCACTAGGAATCAAACGAATGGGGGAACTTGATCCTAAAGCTTTTGTTGAGTCATGCAAGCGTAAATTCTCCGACGAAGACTGGGGAGAGAGAGCAGTTGAACTATGCTCAACATGGGAAGAGTATTTTAAGGATCCAAATTGGCACCCATTGAAGATGCAAACTGTCGAAGGCCAGCTACAT GAGATAATAGATGACGAGGATGAGAAATGA
- the LOC136227526 gene encoding chromophore lyase CRL, chloroplastic: MGTGSDSDSNGWSRAPGFVLKTLVLIGGAILVKRLTKSTTRWDHARIVAQSLGGEKFSREQASRDPDNFFNIRMLTCPAAEMVDGSKLHYFEQAFWRTPQKPFRQRFFTVKPCPKELKCDVEVSTYAIRDAEEYKNFCDRPKDQRPLPEEVIDDIAEHLTTIHLKRCDRGKRCLYEGSTPPGGFPNSWNGATFCTSELAILKNNEIHTWDRGYDDDENQVWGVKVGPYEFKPAPASSSVNDLFSPLNFPPPLSMDRKIEGSFVLEE, translated from the exons ATGGGTACGGGCTCCGACTCTGACTCCAATGGATGGAGCCGTGCTCCTGGTTTTGTACTGAAGACACTGGTTTTGATTGGAGGTGCGATTCTGGTTAAACGCCTCACCAAATCCACTACCCGTTGGGACCATGCTCGAATTGTAGCTCAATCTCTTGGCGGCGAGAAG TTTTCGAGAGAACAAGCTTCCAGAGATCCCGATAATTTCTTCAACATCAG AATGCTTACGTGCCCGGCAGCAGAGATGGTAGATGGTTCAAAGCTTCACTACTTCGAACAA GCATTCTGGAGAACTCCTCAAAAGCCCTTCCGTCAG AGATTCTTTACGGTGAAGCCTTGTCCAAAGGAGTTAAAATGCGATGTTGAG GTGAGTACGTATGCTATCAGAGATGCAGAGGAGTATAAAAACTTCTGTGATCGGCCAAAGGATCAGCGTCCACTGCCAGAAGAAGTTATTGAT GATATCGCAGAACATTTGACAACAATACATCTTAAGCGTTGTGACCGTGGAAAACGCTGCTTATATGAAGGTTCTACTCCCCCTGGTGGATTCCCAAATTCTTGG AATGGAGCAACCTTCTGCACTTCTGAACTtgcaattttgaaaaataatgaaATACATACTTGGGATAGGGGCTACGACGATGATGAAAATCAG GTTTGGGGAGTGAAGGTCGGACCATACGAGTTCAAGCCTGCACCAGCTTCTTCTAGTGTAAATGATTTGTTTTCTCCATTGAATTTCCCACCTCCATTATCAATGGATAGAAAAATTGAGGGTTCTTTTGTCTTAGAAGAATGA
- the LOC136229182 gene encoding uncharacterized protein has product MAFHVPTRIQSVKTPAVLSPVSTNVGLRSPSDRFALKSSFFAPSIHLLLTSSNHQQQLLPSPAPKFSMRVASKQSYICRDCGYIYNDRTPFEKQPDKYFCPVCGAPKRRFRVYTPPVTKNANETATRKERKAQLQRDEAIGKALPIAILVGVVALAGLYLYLNSSFQG; this is encoded by the exons ATGGCTTTTCATGTACCCACAAGAATTCAATCTGTAAAAACCCCAGCAGTTTTATCTCCAGTTAGCACTAATGTTGGGCTCAGATCTCCATCTGATCGTTTTGCTTTGAAATCTTCCTTTTTTGCTCCATCAATTCACCTCTTGCTTACTTCTTCTAATCACCAGCAGCAGCTTCTTCCATCTCCGGCTCCCAAATTCTCCATGCGTGTTGCTTCCAAGCAATCCTATATTTGTCGCGATTGCGG GTATATTTACAATGATCGGACTCCCTTTGAGAAACAGCCTGACAAGTACTTCTGCCCTG TTTGTGGTGCCCCTAAAAGGAGATTCAGGGTATATACGCCTCCtgtgacaaaaaatgcaaatgAAACTGCTACGAGAAAAGAACGCAAAGCTCAGCTTCAGAGAGATGAAGCTATTGG GAAGGCGTTGCCCATTGCAATCCTTGTGGGAGTTGTTGCACTTGCTGGTCTATACTTGTACCTTAATAGCAGTTTTCAGGGTTga
- the LOC136227534 gene encoding probable beta-1,4-xylosyltransferase IRX10L, with the protein MEIWKWAFVGILWYAVFVSSVCALKLGRSQPTERISGSAGDVLEDNPVGRLKVFVYELPSKYNKKILQKDPRCLNHMFAAEIFMHRFLMSSPVRTLNPKEADWFYTPVYTTCDLTPNGLPLPFKSPRMMRSAIQLISSNWPYWNRTEGADHFFVVPHDFGACFHYQEEKAIERGILPMLQRATLVQTFGQKNHVCLNEGSITIPPYAPPQKMQAHLIPEKTPRSIFVYFRGLFYDVGNDPEGGYYARGARAAVWENFKDNPLFDISTEHPTTYYEDMQRAVFCLCPLGWAPWSPRLVEAVIFGCIPVIIADDIVLPFADAIPWEDIGVYVDEKDVPNLDTILTSIPPDVILRKQRLLANPSMKQAMLFPQPAQAGDAFHQVLNGLARKLPHDRSIYLRPGEKVLNWTAGPVGDLKPW; encoded by the exons ATGGAGATTTGGAAGTGGGCTTTCGTTGGAATTCTCTGGTATGCTGTTTTTGTATCGAGTGTTTGTGCTTTGAAGCTGGGCAGGAGTCAACCCACAGAGAGAATTTCAG GTAGCGCTGGTGATGTCTTGGAAGATAATCCTGTGGGCAGATTAAAAGTTTTCGTTTATGAACTTCCAAGCAAATACAACAAGAAAATCCTACAAAAGGATCCAAGATGCCTCAATCACATGTTTGCTGCTGAGATCTTTATGCATCGTTTTCTCATGTCTAGCCCAGTTCGAACACTGAATCCTAAGGAGGCTGATTGGTTCTATACCCCTGTGTACACCACTTGTGACTTGACACCAAATGGCCTTCCTTTACCTTTTAAATCACCAAGAATGATGAGAAGTGCAATCCAGCTTATTTCTTCAAACTGGCCCTATTGGAATCGGACTGAAGGAGCTGATCACTTTTTTGTAGTGCCCCATGACTTTGGAGCTTGCTTCCATTATCAG GAAGAGAAAGCCATTGAAAGAGGAATTCTTCCTATGCTTCAACGTGCTACGTTGGTGCAAActtttggacaaaaaaatcatGTTTGCTTAAACGAAGGCTCAATCACAATTCCTCCATATGCACCTCCACAGAAAATGCAAGCCCACTTGATTCCTGAGAAAACCCCACGATCTATCTTTGTTTACTTCCGAGGATTGTTCTATGATGTGGGAAATGATCCAGAAGGAGGCTACTATGCAAG AGGTGCACGAGCAGCAGTGTGGGAGAACTTTAAAGACAATCCGCTCTTCGACATATCGACAGAGCACCCAACAACATACTATGAAGACATGCAACGAGCAGTATTCTGTCTATGTCCGCTTGGCTGGGCCCCATGGAGTCCAAGATTGGTAGAAGCAGTGATATTTGGTTGCATTCCTGTCATTATAGCAGATGATATCGTTTTACCCTTTGCCGATGCAATCCCATGGGAAGATATCGGCGTGTATGTTGATGAGAAAGATGTGCCTAACTTGGACACCATTCTCACATCAATTCCTCCAGATGTAATACTGAGGAAACAGAGATTGCTCGCGAACCCTTCAATGAAGCAAGCAATGCTTTTCCCACAACCAGCTCAAGCGGGAGATGCCTTCCATCAAGTTCTGAATGGACTGGCGCGTAAATTGCCACATGATAGAAGTATTTACTTGAGGCCAGGTGAGAAGGTGTTGAACTGGACTGCTGGTCCTGTTGGTGATCTGAAGCCATGGTAG